From Paenibacillus sp. PL2-23:
TTGACTGAGGATGGCGCGCGAACGAAGGGCCATGAAGTGAAAATTGGCAAAATACCTTTCCAGGCAATTGGCAAAGCGCTGGTGCTGGGTGAAGCGGAAGGGTTCGTGAAGGTTATCGCCGACCGCAAAACCAATGATATATTGGGCGTACATATGATAGGTCCGCACGCAACGGATTTGATCTCCGAGGCTTCGCTGGCAGGCTGGCTGAACGCAACGCCATGGGAGGTGGGCTCCATGGTGCATCCGCATCCGACGCTCGCCGAGGCGCTTGGAGAAGCGATGCTGGCGGTAGACAACAAGGCGATCTCCTACTAATAAAGAGAGCATTTTCTTTTTGACGGAAGAGCGGTTATAATAGGTGTGACATGGTCTTAGTACCAGGTTATAATAGCGGGCATAATAAGGAGGAATACCTTGATGACTGGGACATCTTCTGCAAGTCAAAAGGTTCGCCACTTGGAATTAGGGCTTAGCGATGAGCAAGCTGTTGATATGTATACCATGATGGTCAAAGCAAGGAAATTCGACGAGCGGATGCTGCTGCTGCAGCGTGCGGGCAAGATCAACTTCCATGTGTCCGGCATTGGACAGGAGGTTGCGCAGGTAGCGGCTGCCTTCGCGCTTGACCGCGAGCAGGATTATTTCCTGCCGTATTACCGCGATTACGGCTTTGTGCTGTCTGTCGGCATGACGCTGAAGGAGCTGCTGCTTTCTGTATTCGCGAAGGCGGAGGACCCTAACAGCGGCGGGCGCCAGATGCCGGGCCACTTCGGGCACCGGAAGCTGCGCATCGTAACCGGCTCCAGTCCCGTTACGACTCAGGTGCCTCATGCGGTAGGCATTGCGCTGGCAGCCAAGATGAAGAAGAAGCCGTTCGTCAGCTTTGTGACCTTCGGCGAAGGCTCCAGCAATCAAGGGGATTTCCATGAGGGCTGCAACTTCGCTGGTGTACATAAGCTCCCGGTTATTCTCATGTGCGAAAATAATCAATATGCCATATCGGTGCCTGTTCATAAGCAGCTTGTGGGTCGGGTCGCTGATCGTGCGATCGGATACGGCTTCCCAGGCGTTCAGGTTGACGGCAACGACGCGCTGGAGGTCTATCGCGTCGTTCAGGAAGCACGCGCCCGCGCCGTTGCCGGTGAAGGCCCGACGTTAATCGAAGCGATGATGTACCGCTTGTCGCCTCATTCAACCTCCGACAACGATCTGGCCTACCGGACCAAAGAGGAAGTCGACGAGAACAAGGCAAAGGACGGCATTCCGAAGTTCAAGCAATATCTTCTGGATTGCGGCATTTGGAGCGAGGAGCGCGAGGAAGAGCTTCTGGCCCGCATTCGCAAGGAGCTCGACGAGGCAACAGAATACGGCGACAAGGCGCCGTTCCCGACGCCGGAATCAACGCTCGTTCATGTGTATGAAAACGATGATGCGGTGCAAAGGGGGAACCGTTAATGCCGGTCATGGATTATATAGACGCCATTAGGCTCGCAATGAAGGAAGAGATGGAGCGGGACGAGGACGTTTTTGTTCTCGGCGAGGACGTCGGCGTCAAGGGCGGCGTCTTTACGACGACCAAAGGCCTGCACGAGCAGTTCGGCGAATACCGCGCGCTGGATACGCCGCTGGCTGAATCTGCCATTGCGGGTGTGGCGATTGGCGCCGCGATGTATGGCATGAAGCCCATTGCGGAAATGCAGTATTCGGACTTTATGTTCCCTGCCACGAACCAGATCATCAGCGAGGCGGCCAAAATCAGATACCGCTCCAACAACGACTGGAGCTGTCCGGTGGTCATTCGCGCTCCAATCGGAGGCGGCGTATTCGGAGGCTTGTATCATTCCCAATGTCCAGAATCAGTATTTTTTGGAACGCCGGGCTTGAAGATTGTAGCGCCGTATCGTCCATACGATGCCAAGGGGCTGCTGAAGGCAGCGGTTCGCGACGCGGATCCCGTTATTTATTTTGAGAACAAAAAATGCTACAAGCTCATCAACGGA
This genomic window contains:
- a CDS encoding alpha-ketoacid dehydrogenase subunit beta, with the translated sequence MPVMDYIDAIRLAMKEEMERDEDVFVLGEDVGVKGGVFTTTKGLHEQFGEYRALDTPLAESAIAGVAIGAAMYGMKPIAEMQYSDFMFPATNQIISEAAKIRYRSNNDWSCPVVIRAPIGGGVFGGLYHSQCPESVFFGTPGLKIVAPYRPYDAKGLLKAAVRDADPVIYFENKKCYKLINGDVPEDDYIVPIGKANVLREGDDITVIGYSMPLRFVEQAAEELQQEGISAHILDLRTLQPLDKEAILESVRKTGKVLIIHEDNKTGGVGAEVSAIIAEELLYELDAPIMRLCGPDVPAMPINPPGEKFFLLNKDKVKEAMRNLALY
- a CDS encoding thiamine pyrophosphate-dependent dehydrogenase E1 component subunit alpha yields the protein MTGTSSASQKVRHLELGLSDEQAVDMYTMMVKARKFDERMLLLQRAGKINFHVSGIGQEVAQVAAAFALDREQDYFLPYYRDYGFVLSVGMTLKELLLSVFAKAEDPNSGGRQMPGHFGHRKLRIVTGSSPVTTQVPHAVGIALAAKMKKKPFVSFVTFGEGSSNQGDFHEGCNFAGVHKLPVILMCENNQYAISVPVHKQLVGRVADRAIGYGFPGVQVDGNDALEVYRVVQEARARAVAGEGPTLIEAMMYRLSPHSTSDNDLAYRTKEEVDENKAKDGIPKFKQYLLDCGIWSEEREEELLARIRKELDEATEYGDKAPFPTPESTLVHVYENDDAVQRGNR